GATGACATAAAGTTAAGGTTCTCCATATCAAGTACCAATGAATCAATAGATTGATTGGCAATTTTTTCAATTTCAGTTTGAAACACCCTCGCAGAAAGGGAATCCAGCTCGCCATGAAGCGTCAATTTGGCAATTTGGTTTTCGACTACAGACTCTATTTGAAATGCCATTTGATTTAATACGTTTAGAGTTTTACAAAATATTTAATGTATTCTTTCGGCCCAGCTGTCAAGCTGAGCGGGAGCCGGGTGGTTGGGGGAGTTCGTGCCAGTGCCTTCGTCTCCGCTCAGGCGGACAAGGGTAGGGCGCTGGCAGGCAGAGTTAGATGGACAAAAGCTTGAGTAGCCCTTCGACCGCCCGGCCGCCCGATTCGCTCCTGACAACTAGCTAGGTTGTCGTCCTGAGCGGAGCCGAAGGGCTACTTCCCAATCAATATCACCGTCGCCCTGCCGCCAACCAGGAACCTGCCCTGATCGTCCAGTTTCGGTTCTTTTCCGATATCGTAGATATCTTGACCCGTCGGCATGTCGGTGTTTACTGCCAGGTACCAGCTTCTTCCATTGGGGAGTATCGGTAACTCGTAGTACAATGCATCCCAGTAGGAGTTCATCGCTACATATACCGAATCGTCTTCAATGGTACCGCTTTTTGCATGGGCGCCGTCGAGCATAAATGCCAGGCAACGGCTTGATGCTGAGAAGTCGGCGTGCCAGGCTTGCGTGCCGTGGAAACTGATGTCCGGATACCCGCTGCCAACATAATCCCGGTGCTGAAAATGCGTCCGGCTTCTGAGAACAGGGTGCGCACGGCGGAACCTGGTGATGCGCTGAGCGAAATAATAGATGTCAGCATTCTTTTCGAGAAGCCCCCAATCCATCCAGTTCAGCTCGTTATCGTGGCAATAGGTATTGTTGTTACCGGATTTGGTAACGCCCACTTCATCGCCCGACAGGATCATCGGTACGCCCTGGCTCACCATCAGGATCGACAGCGCATTCTTTATCTGCTTGTGACGGAGTTGATTAATGAACGCATCATCTGTTTCACCTTCCACCCCACAATTCCATGAATGATTATCATTACCGCCGTCATTATTATTTTCTCCGTTCGCTTCGTTGTGTTTCTCATTGTAAGCAAAAAGGTCATAGAGGGTAAAACCGTCATGACAGGAAATGAAATTGATACTTGCAGTCGGTCCGCGATAGTGGTACAAGTCCGGCCATCCCTGAATACATTGGGCAAGTTCCCCGATCAATCCTTCATCGCCTTTCAGGAACTTACGGATCGAGTCGCGGTACTTTCCGTTCCATTCGGCCCAACGGCCATAAGCCGGAAATGAGCCTACCTGGTACAATCCTCCCGCATCCCAGGCCTCGGCTACCAGCTTGCATTTGGCAAGGATAGGATCATAGGCCAGTGATTCCAAAAGTGGCGGATTGCTGAGCGGGGCACCGTTCTGGTCACGACCGAGAATGGCAGCGAGGTCAAAACGGAAGCCGTCAATATGGTAGTCAGCCGCCCAGTAACGCAGGCAGTCGAGTACCATATTACGTACCACCGGATTGTTACAGTTCAATGTATTTCCGGTTCCTGAGAAATTGAAATAATAACCCTCAGGCGTCAGCATGTAATAAGTTTTGTTATCAATACCGCGGAAAGAAATGGTATGGCCGCGATGGTCGCCCTCGGCCGTATGGTTAAACACCACATCCAGCATCACTTCGATACCATTCTTGTGCAGCTCCTTCACCAGCGTTTTCAGCTCGTCAACCTGCATTCCAAACTTTCCTGTGGCAGCATAACCTGCTTTTGGAGAGAAGAAATTGACAGTGCTGTATCCCCAGAAATTGACGATCAGTCCGCCGGTCACCGGGTTTTCCTTGCTGTTTTCCCATTCGTCAAACTCATAAATCGGCATGAGCTCCACGCAATTGATACCCAGCTCTTTCAGGTAAGCGATCTTGCTTCTGATAGCGGCGAAGGTACCCGGGTTTTTAACTTTGGATGAAGGATGCTGTGTGAATCCTCTTACGTGCATTTCGTAGATCACCAGATCTTCAATCGGTGTTTCCAGCGGATGGTCGGTTTCCCAGTCAAAATCCTCGAATACCAGCCTGGAACGGTATGGATAAATGTTGTCCCAGTTCGGTGTGGCCAGCCACGAATCCCTTCCGCCGATTGCTTTGGCATAAGGATCGCTCAGAATAATGCTTTTGTCGAACCGGTGTCCTTCTTCCGGTTTGAATGGGCCATCCATCCGGTACCCGTATTCCAGGCGCTCGTAATCCAGATCGAAAACGATCATGGAATACACATTGCCCGTCCGGAACTCTTCCGGAAAACGGATCTCCGCAAATGGCTGTGCTTCGCCACGTTCGAACAGTACCAATGTACAATCGATCGCCTCGCTGGAATAAATACTGAAATTGATACCATTCGGAACCATCGTCGCGCCAAATGGCAGCACGTGTCCCCGCCTGAACTTGATCCCCTGCTGCTCGTGCGTGGGGTAATAATCTATCCTGATGTCTGTTGCCATGGGCTAGTCCTGTTTTAGAATGACGAGTGCTTCATCCAGTTTATCAACAATGGTAAAAAAGTTGATAAACCCGGTCGTGGACATGACATCCTGGATATCTTCCGAAACCCCCACCAGTACTACCTTCCCGTTTTGCCCCTTGATGTTCCGGTAAACCATCAGCAACACACGCAGCCCGGCACTGGACATGAACCCAACGGCCGTCAGATCAATAGCGATCTTTTGGCTTTTGTCCGTCGCCAGTCTGGCATTTTTTTCAAATTCGGGAGCTGTTTTGCTGTCAATGTCCCCGGATACCTCGACAACCGAAATATCCTCGTGGTCTGTAATTGTTACTTTCATAGTTCCTTGCGATTTAATTGTAGGCAATTGGCTGTCGGCCTTTGGCTATCGTTATTTTATTGTTTTTTTACAACATAAAATATCATCACCGAAAGCCGACCGCCGATTGCCGAAAGCCACTTGCCCTATTTTGCCGGGCTGATCTGTACTTTCACACGAATGCTTTCTTCTGCTTCTGGAAGCTTCACAGTTAACCCGTATGCATCGAAGTCGGTATAAGGCTGATCATTGATAAACACCTCGCTAATGTAAATGCTACCGGCAGGCAGGATATCCGGTGATACACGCAGGATATTGTCGGTCCAGCTGTTCGGATAAGGCTTGAAGTAGAAATAGGTTGGTTGCTTGGTGATCAACAGGTTAATATAAACCGCTGACAGATAGCACAATTCAGTACTATGGTAGGCGCTCATGGAGTGACTTCCCTTGTAGCGCTCGGTACCCAGCAGGTAAGGCATACCATTGCCAAACACGTTGAAATACACACCACCATCATCATTATCAAGGAAGAATGCATTGTAGAATGCAGCTGCTTCACGTGCTTGTTTTTCGTATTCTTTGTCGCCCAACACACCGTACATGATCAGGTAAGCAAGAATCGCCTGCTCCTGCTGCCACCATGCCTTGCGGTCGTGCCATACAAACTGATGTTTGCCACCGGTTTTGGTCACGCGTTCTACCACGTCGTACCAGCCGCCGCGCTGCTGATCGGAACCTGCTGCGGGCATCAGTTCAGCTATTTTCTTGGCAAATTCGAGGTATTCATCTTTCGGCGTCAATGACTGCTGACGGATCAGGTTCCATGCGATTTTCAGGTTGTGGCCTACTACCGCACGGTTTTGCTGCCATCCCCAGGTTTGGTCTTTGCTCCAATCCTCGAAAAATTTCTCCTGAACAAACGGGCTGTTCTCGTAATCAGGGAAGTATTTGGTAATGGTATCAAATGTATATTCCAGGAAGTCGGCATGTTTTTTCTCACCGCTCGCCAGGTACAGGTTGATCAGGTAAGCCGGTGCATGGTCACCCACTGAGTTCCAGTTTTTACGTGCCTTGTTGTGCGCCAGTGACTCTTCGTGCGCATCCAGCGTAATCGGGTGCAAGTGAGAGTAGTAGCCTATTCCATTAGGGTCTTTGAAGTATTTTTCAAAAAGATCAATGGTTTTGTCAATGTCCTCACGAATGCGTTTGTCACCCGTAATGCGGTACGTTTGCGTAGGTCCCGCCAGTGCGTAGATCTGCTCGTACATAGGAAGCGAGTCCAGGTCATCGCCAAATTCGGAAGTAAGGAGCTTAGTCTCTTTCTGGCCTTCCACTTTTAGTCCGTGGTACCAGTACACCAGGTCATCGTCCTGATCAAAGAAACGCAAGTGGTCGCGGAGATATTCCGTTCCCAGCTCGGCGCCTTCCAGGAATTCATCCTTTCCAGTCAGCAGGTAGGCTGATGCAAAACCGTACACCATCCGGGAAATTGTATCTGTTTCCTGCAAATAATCGCCCTTTTTCGCTCCTCCCAAATGGAGCATGGTACGGTAATTTTTATAATTAATTTCCTCTTTCGGATAGTCAAACTGCCATTTCAGGTAGCTGGACGCAATGGAGCTAATCTGTGTGATCCACCAGTTTTGCTCTTCGTGACGGTAAACTTTGGGTTCCTTGCCTGGGAATATCAGTTGCTGTGCTTCAAATGCCGCCTCGTCGCCACCTGCGTTCGGATAAAACGTTCCGTAAGCAAAAACGTACTGACCGTTGGTAGCCAAAAAAGCAGTGATATCCCCCGGATCTTGCCATCCTTCGGTCAAATTTTGTACGCTGCGGGCGTATGTAGAAGCGATCAGGTTAACCTTGAAAGGCCTTTTGTCCGAGGTTTCCAGCGTAAACCAGCGTTCCTGTGCATTATATCCCGTGATATACCCTGCAATGGTATCTGAAAAAGTGAAATTTATATTCATGCTTCAATAGTTAAGGTGTTTTACAAAAAACTGATAGAGAAATTATAGGTCTTCCTGGTCGCGGTAGCCTTGGGTGATTTCGATGATATTGCCTTCGGGATCTTTCAGCCAGACGGTTTTCCAGCCTTCGATCACATCGTCGAAATGCAGCGGCCCGAGCGTGATCACGGCATCTTCCCCCATTGATTCGACTTTCGCATCAATGTCATCTACGGAAAAAGCAATGTGGCGTAATCCCGGGTAATGCGGGCCGTCGGCCTCCGACATCGGGCAGGGACGTTCTTCTTCGGGCGGAAAAATCTCGAAATAGAAATTATG
The genomic region above belongs to Dyadobacter pollutisoli and contains:
- a CDS encoding anti-sigma factor antagonist (This anti-anti-sigma factor, or anti-sigma factor antagonist, belongs to a family that includes characterized members SpoIIAA, RsbV, RsfA, and RsfB.) codes for the protein MAFQIESVVENQIAKLTLHGELDSLSARVFQTEIEKIANQSIDSLVLDMENLNFMSSAGLRVLIYSKQKIGPKLSIYIVKPQELIVDTLVKTGLQHSVTIVDQYPV
- the glgX gene encoding glycogen debranching protein GlgX; the protein is MATDIRIDYYPTHEQQGIKFRRGHVLPFGATMVPNGINFSIYSSEAIDCTLVLFERGEAQPFAEIRFPEEFRTGNVYSMIVFDLDYERLEYGYRMDGPFKPEEGHRFDKSIILSDPYAKAIGGRDSWLATPNWDNIYPYRSRLVFEDFDWETDHPLETPIEDLVIYEMHVRGFTQHPSSKVKNPGTFAAIRSKIAYLKELGINCVELMPIYEFDEWENSKENPVTGGLIVNFWGYSTVNFFSPKAGYAATGKFGMQVDELKTLVKELHKNGIEVMLDVVFNHTAEGDHRGHTISFRGIDNKTYYMLTPEGYYFNFSGTGNTLNCNNPVVRNMVLDCLRYWAADYHIDGFRFDLAAILGRDQNGAPLSNPPLLESLAYDPILAKCKLVAEAWDAGGLYQVGSFPAYGRWAEWNGKYRDSIRKFLKGDEGLIGELAQCIQGWPDLYHYRGPTASINFISCHDGFTLYDLFAYNEKHNEANGENNNDGGNDNHSWNCGVEGETDDAFINQLRHKQIKNALSILMVSQGVPMILSGDEVGVTKSGNNNTYCHDNELNWMDWGLLEKNADIYYFAQRITRFRRAHPVLRSRTHFQHRDYVGSGYPDISFHGTQAWHADFSASSRCLAFMLDGAHAKSGTIEDDSVYVAMNSYWDALYYELPILPNGRSWYLAVNTDMPTGQDIYDIGKEPKLDDQGRFLVGGRATVILIGK
- a CDS encoding STAS domain-containing protein, yielding MKVTITDHEDISVVEVSGDIDSKTAPEFEKNARLATDKSQKIAIDLTAVGFMSSAGLRVLLMVYRNIKGQNGKVVLVGVSEDIQDVMSTTGFINFFTIVDKLDEALVILKQD
- a CDS encoding AGE family epimerase/isomerase produces the protein MNINFTFSDTIAGYITGYNAQERWFTLETSDKRPFKVNLIASTYARSVQNLTEGWQDPGDITAFLATNGQYVFAYGTFYPNAGGDEAAFEAQQLIFPGKEPKVYRHEEQNWWITQISSIASSYLKWQFDYPKEEINYKNYRTMLHLGGAKKGDYLQETDTISRMVYGFASAYLLTGKDEFLEGAELGTEYLRDHLRFFDQDDDLVYWYHGLKVEGQKETKLLTSEFGDDLDSLPMYEQIYALAGPTQTYRITGDKRIREDIDKTIDLFEKYFKDPNGIGYYSHLHPITLDAHEESLAHNKARKNWNSVGDHAPAYLINLYLASGEKKHADFLEYTFDTITKYFPDYENSPFVQEKFFEDWSKDQTWGWQQNRAVVGHNLKIAWNLIRQQSLTPKDEYLEFAKKIAELMPAAGSDQQRGGWYDVVERVTKTGGKHQFVWHDRKAWWQQEQAILAYLIMYGVLGDKEYEKQAREAAAFYNAFFLDNDDGGVYFNVFGNGMPYLLGTERYKGSHSMSAYHSTELCYLSAVYINLLITKQPTYFYFKPYPNSWTDNILRVSPDILPAGSIYISEVFINDQPYTDFDAYGLTVKLPEAEESIRVKVQISPAK
- a CDS encoding VOC family protein, with the protein product MDATFFHLALTVKNLPKFESFYARHFGFKRARVISLGDDAELIFLKNAHNFYFEIFPPEEERPCPMSEADGPHYPGLRHIAFSVDDIDAKVESMGEDAVITLGPLHFDDVIEGWKTVWLKDPEGNIIEITQGYRDQEDL